One region of Longimicrobium sp. genomic DNA includes:
- a CDS encoding helix-turn-helix domain-containing protein — protein sequence RLADAERQLILATFAHCERHKERTAATLGISMKTLYNRLKEYGG from the coding sequence CGCCTGGCCGATGCCGAGCGCCAGCTCATCCTGGCCACCTTCGCCCACTGCGAGCGCCACAAGGAGCGCACCGCCGCCACCCTGGGCATCAGCATGAAGACCCTGTACAACCGCCTCAAGGAATACGGCGGTTGA